A genomic region of Bacteroidales bacterium contains the following coding sequences:
- a CDS encoding DUF89 family protein — protein MRTYLDCIPCFMQQTLRAGRLATNDEDKIKQLLDETGDLIKHIPMDKTPAEVGEIIYAKVREITGVYDPYKEIKVTSIAEAKVMLPTLKDILEKSENRLLTAIRMAIAGNIIDFGMSKEFNLTEDVYRILGQDFARFDFEEFQDHLNKAETILYIGDNAGESVFDRILIEEMAKKTFYAVREVPVINDVVIEDAIESGLGDVAEIISSGSHAPGTILSTCSPEFNLLFKNSDLIISKGQGNYEGLSDEKRSVFFMLKAKCPVIARDLGVKENDIVLKGVNIDKTKKQETYATT, from the coding sequence ATGAGGACTTACCTAGACTGTATTCCTTGCTTTATGCAGCAAACATTACGTGCCGGAAGATTAGCGACTAACGATGAGGATAAAATTAAGCAATTGCTTGATGAAACCGGCGATTTGATAAAACATATCCCTATGGATAAAACTCCGGCTGAAGTTGGAGAAATTATTTATGCAAAAGTTCGTGAGATTACGGGTGTTTACGATCCATATAAAGAAATAAAAGTTACAAGCATTGCCGAAGCTAAGGTAATGCTTCCTACTCTTAAAGATATTTTAGAAAAATCTGAAAACAGACTTCTTACCGCCATTCGTATGGCGATAGCCGGAAATATTATAGATTTTGGAATGAGTAAAGAATTTAATCTTACCGAGGATGTTTATCGTATTTTAGGACAGGATTTTGCTCGTTTTGATTTTGAAGAATTTCAAGATCATTTAAATAAAGCCGAAACAATATTGTATATTGGGGACAATGCAGGCGAATCGGTTTTTGACAGAATTCTTATAGAAGAAATGGCGAAGAAAACATTTTATGCTGTACGTGAAGTTCCGGTAATAAATGATGTTGTAATTGAAGATGCTATCGAAAGTGGATTAGGTGATGTTGCAGAAATTATCTCCTCCGGCAGTCATGCTCCGGGAACCATTCTTTCTACTTGTAGTCCCGAATTTAATCTGCTTTTTAAAAATTCCGATTTAATCATTAGCAAGGGACAGGGTAATTATGAGGGCTTATCCGATGAAAAAAGATCAGTATTTTTTATGCTCAAAGCTAAATGTCCTGTTATTGCAAGAGATTTGGGTGTTAAAGAGAATGACATCGTTCTAAAAGGTGTGAATATTGATAAAACCAAAAAACAAGAAACATATGCTACAACTTAA
- a CDS encoding formimidoylglutamase, whose protein sequence is MDISLYFEPINTEYFLYRQFEETRRYGNIIPRYDEQGVFPDLSKAKIALIGVGEERNAINNNGCGKGMDNIRNYFYSLFAGDYNVEIVDLGNIRIGHDVKDTYYALTTVTAYLLENSIVPIIIGGSQDLTFANYQAYENLGQIINIVSVDNQFDLGENENDLNAKSYLSKIILHQPNYLFNYTNLGYQTYFVNPSAVKLMKNLFFDTYRLGNVRAKMQEVEPMVRNADMISIDISAIRQSDAPGNANATPNGFYGEELCQITRYAGLSDKLSSIGFYEYNPEMDANGQTAHLIAQMMWYFIDGFYSRLSDFPVNKKSREYKKFMVKLSDREDELVFFKSKKSDRWWMEVDCAATVKAKYERHYLVPCSQTDYEYALEDDDIPDRWWQAYQKLM, encoded by the coding sequence TATACTTTGAACCAATAAATACAGAATATTTTCTGTATCGTCAGTTTGAAGAAACCAGAAGATATGGTAATATAATTCCTCGCTACGATGAGCAAGGTGTTTTTCCCGATTTATCAAAGGCAAAGATCGCCTTGATAGGTGTTGGTGAAGAACGAAATGCTATCAATAATAATGGTTGTGGAAAAGGGATGGATAATATTCGAAATTATTTTTATTCGCTTTTTGCAGGCGATTATAATGTCGAAATTGTTGATTTAGGAAATATCAGAATAGGACACGATGTTAAAGATACCTATTATGCATTAACTACTGTAACGGCTTATCTGCTTGAAAATAGTATTGTTCCAATTATTATTGGAGGAAGTCAGGATTTGACTTTTGCCAATTATCAGGCTTATGAAAATTTAGGTCAGATTATAAACATTGTTTCTGTAGATAATCAATTTGATTTGGGGGAAAATGAGAACGATTTAAATGCTAAATCATATCTATCAAAAATAATTCTTCACCAACCAAACTATTTATTTAATTATACCAATTTAGGTTATCAAACTTATTTTGTAAACCCAAGCGCAGTCAAGTTGATGAAAAATTTGTTTTTTGATACTTATCGTTTAGGAAATGTACGTGCAAAAATGCAAGAGGTAGAACCAATGGTTCGCAATGCCGATATGATAAGTATTGATATTTCTGCTATTCGTCAATCTGATGCTCCAGGTAATGCTAATGCTACTCCTAATGGCTTTTATGGAGAAGAGTTGTGCCAGATTACACGTTATGCCGGACTTAGCGATAAACTTAGTTCTATAGGGTTTTATGAGTATAATCCCGAGATGGACGCAAATGGTCAAACGGCTCATCTAATAGCTCAGATGATGTGGTATTTTATTGATGGCTTTTATTCGAGATTAAGTGATTTTCCCGTTAATAAAAAGAGTCGAGAGTATAAAAAGTTTATGGTTAAGCTTAGCGACAGGGAAGATGAATTGGTATTCTTTAAAAGTAAAAAAAGTGATCGTTGGTGGATGGAAGTAGATTGTGCTGCAACAGTAAAAGCTAAATATGAACGACATTATTTGGTTCCTTGTTCTCAAACCGATTATGAATATGCCTTGGAAGACGATGATATTCCTGATCGGTGGTGGCAGGCATATCAAAAATTGATGTAA
- a CDS encoding FAD-dependent oxidoreductase, which yields MLQLKNQFIMAPIKLGYSDGKGNITSKHLDFYLQRSSYLGAVTLEPLYMHPSLRELPTQLGLDSDEKIPAYQDLITEMHKTDTKVIAHINHPGRMANPKIPGNIFLSSTDKACSNGGATPIRMDKKMMKDVLQMHVAASLRAQKAGFDFIEIQFGHGYLMAQYLSPNVNDRTDEYGGDSENRMRFPLEVLSAVKAKVDIPIIVRISGDEMITDGFHLPEMIVFAKKLEEKGAAAIHVTAGSACSTPPWFFQHMFIPKGKTWEMGAKIQEKLDIPVIFVGRINSPKDIHFLEEKYNAKYIALGRALVADPDFVGKYLNKQKGQIRPCLACAEGCLGGVKQGKGLGCVVNPLVNTGLSKPSKANQIKKYAVVGAGLAGMQSAITLRERGHTVDLYEKNEAGGQFNLAYLPPKKESLKEIVDYYKQELINQNVNLILKEAKAEILNENDYDAVIMATGAIPAIPPIKGLKEYYWTEFLNDDQLPKNEKVLVVGGGLIGLEVASKLIEGNNKIIVVEMLEEIARGMEMIEKALTVKRLKENKVEIYLKHQVVEIDGERVLLKHEDKEISLNGIQKIIITTGMKSFVPLVDELSIPVYTIGDAKKIGKAQEAIHEAYELSLNL from the coding sequence ATGCTACAACTTAAGAATCAATTTATTATGGCTCCCATTAAGTTGGGATATAGTGATGGAAAAGGTAATATTACTTCGAAACATTTAGATTTTTATCTGCAACGATCTTCATATCTTGGAGCTGTTACATTAGAGCCGTTATATATGCATCCGAGTTTACGCGAATTACCAACGCAATTAGGGCTTGATTCTGATGAAAAAATTCCTGCTTATCAGGATTTGATAACTGAGATGCACAAAACAGATACTAAAGTCATTGCACATATCAATCATCCGGGAAGAATGGCTAATCCTAAAATTCCGGGAAATATTTTCTTGTCGTCTACAGATAAAGCTTGTTCAAATGGTGGAGCAACTCCTATCCGCATGGATAAAAAAATGATGAAAGATGTTTTGCAAATGCATGTTGCGGCATCATTAAGAGCTCAGAAAGCCGGTTTTGATTTTATCGAAATTCAATTTGGACATGGATACCTTATGGCTCAATATTTATCGCCTAATGTAAATGATAGAACAGATGAATACGGTGGCGATTCAGAAAACCGTATGCGTTTTCCTTTAGAAGTTTTATCTGCTGTTAAAGCAAAGGTTGATATTCCAATAATTGTTAGAATAAGTGGTGATGAGATGATTACTGATGGCTTTCATCTGCCTGAAATGATTGTTTTTGCGAAAAAGCTTGAAGAAAAAGGTGCAGCAGCAATTCATGTTACGGCGGGTTCGGCTTGCTCAACGCCACCTTGGTTTTTTCAACATATGTTTATTCCAAAGGGTAAGACTTGGGAAATGGGAGCTAAAATTCAAGAGAAGCTTGATATTCCTGTAATTTTTGTAGGTAGAATTAATTCTCCAAAAGATATTCATTTTTTAGAAGAAAAATATAATGCAAAATATATAGCATTAGGTCGCGCTTTAGTTGCCGATCCTGATTTTGTAGGTAAATATCTTAATAAACAGAAAGGCCAAATCCGACCTTGTCTTGCGTGTGCCGAAGGATGTTTGGGAGGAGTTAAACAAGGAAAAGGATTAGGTTGCGTTGTAAATCCATTGGTAAACACAGGACTTTCTAAGCCTTCAAAAGCTAATCAAATAAAAAAATATGCTGTTGTTGGAGCAGGTTTAGCTGGGATGCAATCGGCTATTACACTCAGAGAGCGTGGTCATACTGTTGATTTATATGAAAAAAATGAAGCCGGTGGGCAGTTTAATCTGGCATATCTTCCACCAAAAAAAGAGAGCTTAAAAGAGATAGTTGATTATTATAAACAAGAATTAATAAATCAAAATGTAAATCTCATTTTAAAAGAAGCAAAGGCGGAAATACTTAATGAAAATGATTATGATGCTGTTATTATGGCAACGGGTGCAATACCTGCAATTCCTCCAATAAAAGGTTTAAAAGAATATTATTGGACTGAGTTTTTAAATGATGATCAATTACCTAAAAATGAAAAAGTATTAGTTGTTGGCGGTGGACTTATAGGATTGGAAGTGGCCTCTAAGCTTATTGAAGGGAATAATAAAATAATAGTCGTTGAGATGCTTGAGGAAATAGCCAGAGGTATGGAAATGATTGAAAAAGCATTAACGGTAAAACGTTTAAAAGAGAATAAAGTGGAGATCTATTTAAAGCATCAAGTTGTAGAAATAGATGGTGAGAGGGTTTTGCTAAAACACGAGGATAAAGAGATAAGCCTTAACGGTATTCAAAAAATAATTATTACTACGGGAATGAAAAGTTTTGTTCCATTAGTTGATGAGCTCTCAATACCTGTCTATACTATTGGCGATGCTAAAAAAATAGGTAAGGCACAAGAGGCCATACATGAAGCTTATGAATTGTCGCTAAATCTATAA
- a CDS encoding DUF5320 domain-containing protein → MPRGDRTGPNGAGAMSGRRMGFCVGNNVPGFLSDETNFRGQRGFGFRHGYGRGAYQGGGYGFRNTRGLFPSEPIDKKSLLENQIESLKSQLKELESQFKNLE, encoded by the coding sequence ATGCCAAGAGGTGATAGAACAGGCCCTAATGGAGCTGGTGCAATGAGTGGACGCAGAATGGGATTTTGTGTCGGAAATAATGTTCCCGGATTTTTAAGTGATGAAACAAATTTTCGCGGACAGAGGGGCTTTGGATTTCGACATGGATACGGAAGAGGAGCTTACCAAGGTGGCGGATACGGATTTCGTAATACGCGAGGATTATTCCCATCAGAGCCAATTGATAAAAAATCATTACTCGAAAATCAAATTGAAAGTTTAAAAAGTCAGCTTAAAGAGCTGGAAAGTCAATTTAAAAATTTAGAATAA
- a CDS encoding CGGC domain-containing protein, translating into MKKTKLGIIICDRYKTCAGGKCFRSLQKREGAFDIYAKDEDVELVGYTTCGGCPGGNIEYAPEEMKKNGAEVIHLATGFVVGYPPCPYIEHFKQFIPEKYGMKVVVGTHPIPEKYKITHEALKTWNSAEWQENIKPTMADEKTRLDYN; encoded by the coding sequence ATGAAAAAGACCAAACTTGGAATTATTATTTGCGATCGTTATAAAACCTGTGCAGGAGGAAAATGTTTTCGCTCTCTACAAAAACGCGAAGGTGCTTTTGATATTTATGCTAAAGACGAAGATGTTGAATTGGTTGGCTATACCACTTGCGGTGGATGCCCGGGAGGAAATATAGAATATGCTCCCGAAGAAATGAAAAAAAATGGTGCTGAAGTAATTCATTTAGCAACCGGCTTTGTGGTTGGTTATCCTCCCTGTCCTTATATCGAACATTTTAAACAATTTATTCCTGAAAAATATGGGATGAAAGTTGTTGTTGGAACTCACCCTATTCCTGAAAAATATAAGATTACTCACGAGGCATTAAAAACTTGGAATTCTGCTGAGTGGCAAGAAAATATTAAGCCAACAATGGCTGATGAAAAAACACGTTTGGATTATAACTAA
- a CDS encoding VOC family protein, whose translation MKLHHLALTIQNENEVHEFYENILDFHLVLKFKLEADWSSKIFNINKSAQAFYLEGHGLALELFIDEEKKQHSFNHYCLSFPDRESFVKKAKANKAIVVRIPRGSNDLIFIKDLSGNVFEIKEDIKD comes from the coding sequence ATGAAGCTTCATCATTTGGCTTTAACTATTCAGAATGAAAATGAAGTTCATGAGTTTTATGAAAATATACTTGATTTTCACCTAGTCCTGAAATTTAAGCTTGAAGCAGACTGGAGTAGTAAAATATTCAATATAAATAAGTCTGCTCAAGCATTTTATTTAGAAGGGCATGGCTTAGCTTTGGAATTGTTTATCGATGAAGAAAAGAAACAGCATAGTTTTAATCATTACTGTTTAAGTTTTCCCGATAGGGAATCGTTTGTTAAAAAAGCCAAAGCAAACAAAGCTATAGTTGTTAGAATTCCAAGGGGTTCTAACGACTTAATATTTATTAAAGATTTAAGTGGAAATGTTTTTGAAATAAAAGAAGATATTAAAGACTAA
- a CDS encoding alpha/beta hydrolase, with protein sequence MLHSRKFYYSLFVIGALYILIVQQFFKNENRFIFQSPTYTSELKYSFNVDFQELNLSINKELVLHGIWFKHKESKALVLFFPDTDIDIRQLKMEENHYYAQGFDVLMVAYRGTAESLGKPNNENDLFSDAQQWYKFAKSQFSENNIILVGSGFGSSVAAQLAGNNMPKALILEKPYFSFGDYQSKHKYWWLPYSYFTSFHLNTWEYVRKTKSEIILIQDETKKDKKGCLTDFLKQSDKVYWLKNSKDVYFSFQADKAIFYNEILQALLYSIEFENSIILKIQ encoded by the coding sequence ATGTTGCACTCGCGAAAATTTTATTATTCCCTCTTTGTTATCGGTGCTCTTTATATTTTAATTGTACAACAGTTTTTTAAAAATGAAAATCGTTTTATTTTTCAATCTCCAACTTATACAAGCGAGCTTAAATATTCGTTTAATGTCGATTTTCAAGAGCTTAATTTATCTATAAATAAAGAATTAGTTCTTCATGGGATTTGGTTTAAACATAAAGAATCAAAAGCATTAGTACTTTTTTTTCCTGATACCGATATAGATATCAGGCAGTTAAAAATGGAAGAAAATCATTATTACGCTCAAGGTTTTGATGTTCTTATGGTGGCTTATCGTGGAACGGCTGAAAGTTTAGGAAAGCCTAATAATGAGAATGATCTTTTTTCAGATGCGCAGCAGTGGTATAAGTTTGCGAAATCACAGTTTTCTGAAAACAATATTATTTTGGTAGGCAGTGGATTTGGAAGTTCTGTTGCAGCACAGCTTGCCGGAAATAATATGCCAAAAGCTTTAATCCTTGAAAAGCCCTATTTCTCTTTTGGTGATTATCAATCAAAACATAAGTATTGGTGGTTGCCATATTCTTATTTTACTTCATTTCATTTAAATACTTGGGAATATGTTCGTAAAACAAAAAGTGAAATAATTTTAATTCAAGACGAAACGAAAAAGGATAAAAAAGGATGCTTAACGGATTTTCTTAAGCAATCTGATAAAGTATATTGGTTAAAGAATAGTAAAGATGTTTATTTTAGTTTTCAAGCCGACAAAGCCATATTCTATAATGAAATTCTACAGGCGCTTTTATATTCCATTGAGTTTGAAAATTCAATTATTTTAAAAATACAATAA
- a CDS encoding prephenate dehydratase, whose amino-acid sequence MNEKISVAIQGVSGAFHEIASRQYFNKQQVEIIQCLSFNDLFDTLLLDEAEYGVIAIENSVVGSIIPNYALLRESKLKILGEIFLRIEQHLIVSKGEKLENIKEIYSHPMALEQCLNFLNPLRRSGVRILEAEDTALSVKRIADNNLKGVAAIASDLAAEIYGLEILHRGIETNKKNYTRFLVISNEKNYLRHQENIQKNKASLCFRLPHEEGSLSQVLSVLTFYKINLSKIQSLPVVGVEWEYLFYIDLVFSNYDKYKQALTAILPLTKKLTILGEYQKGKRPKENTIK is encoded by the coding sequence ATGAATGAAAAAATTAGTGTAGCTATACAAGGAGTTAGTGGAGCATTTCACGAAATTGCAAGTCGCCAATATTTTAACAAACAGCAAGTCGAAATAATTCAGTGTTTGTCTTTCAATGATTTATTTGATACTCTTCTTTTAGATGAAGCTGAGTATGGTGTTATTGCAATTGAAAACTCTGTTGTTGGAAGTATCATTCCCAATTATGCGCTTTTGCGAGAGTCTAAACTAAAAATACTTGGTGAAATATTTTTAAGAATAGAGCAACACCTAATAGTATCAAAAGGAGAAAAACTAGAGAATATTAAAGAAATATATTCACATCCGATGGCTCTTGAGCAATGTCTCAATTTTTTAAATCCACTACGTAGGTCAGGAGTTAGGATACTGGAAGCAGAAGATACAGCGTTAAGCGTTAAGCGTATTGCCGACAACAACTTAAAAGGGGTTGCTGCTATTGCCAGTGATTTGGCAGCAGAAATATATGGATTAGAAATTTTGCACAGAGGAATAGAAACAAATAAAAAAAATTACACTCGTTTTTTGGTAATTTCTAATGAGAAAAACTATTTAAGGCATCAAGAAAACATTCAAAAAAATAAGGCCTCTCTTTGTTTTCGCCTGCCTCATGAAGAAGGAAGCTTATCGCAGGTTTTATCTGTGTTGACTTTTTATAAAATAAATCTTTCCAAAATACAATCGCTTCCTGTAGTCGGTGTAGAATGGGAATATCTATTTTATATTGATCTGGTTTTTAGTAATTATGATAAGTATAAACAAGCTTTGACAGCTATTTTACCTTTAACAAAAAAGTTGACCATATTGGGCGAATATCAAAAAGGAAAGCGCCCCAAAGAGAACACGATAAAATAG
- a CDS encoding tRNA-dihydrouridine synthase encodes MSNFWNEIKTHSFLLAPMEDVTDTAFREIILHLSHPDYLQVLYTEFTNTDGLCHPIGRDKVKSRLLVSHSEQKLLKEKNVKLVAQIWGNKPEKFYEATKYIDENYSFDGIDINMGCPVKKVVKQGSCSALIKFPDLAGEIIQATKEATKLPVSVKTRTGFSQHITEDWISFLLSQDPAAIILHTRTQKMQTDFPAEWEEMGKALEVRNKLKPHIPIIGNGDIFSMDDARKIHSKYPIDGFMIGRGIFQNPWFFNPDANPTINDKLNILLKHSRLYIKTWGQQRNFQVLKRFFKIYINDFNGAAVLRAKLMETNNLEEVEKIIIDFKKSNLF; translated from the coding sequence ATGTCGAATTTTTGGAATGAAATAAAAACTCATAGCTTTTTGCTGGCTCCTATGGAAGACGTAACCGATACCGCTTTCAGGGAGATCATTCTACATCTTAGTCATCCCGATTATTTACAAGTTCTTTATACCGAGTTTACCAATACCGATGGTTTATGCCATCCTATTGGAAGAGATAAAGTAAAGAGTCGTTTATTGGTAAGCCATTCCGAACAGAAATTACTCAAAGAAAAAAATGTAAAGTTAGTAGCTCAAATTTGGGGTAACAAACCGGAAAAATTTTATGAAGCCACAAAATATATAGATGAAAATTACAGTTTTGATGGTATTGATATCAATATGGGTTGCCCTGTAAAAAAAGTTGTAAAACAAGGTTCTTGTTCTGCTTTAATAAAATTTCCTGATTTAGCAGGTGAAATTATTCAAGCTACAAAAGAAGCAACGAAGTTACCTGTCAGCGTTAAAACAAGAACAGGATTTAGTCAACATATTACCGAGGATTGGATAAGTTTTTTACTATCACAAGATCCTGCAGCAATAATTTTACATACACGCACACAAAAAATGCAAACTGATTTTCCGGCAGAATGGGAAGAAATGGGAAAAGCATTAGAAGTAAGAAATAAATTAAAACCTCATATTCCAATTATTGGTAATGGCGACATTTTTTCTATGGATGATGCTCGAAAAATACATTCTAAATACCCAATAGACGGCTTTATGATTGGACGTGGTATTTTCCAAAATCCTTGGTTTTTTAATCCTGATGCCAATCCAACTATCAATGATAAATTAAATATTCTGCTAAAACATAGTCGTTTATACATTAAAACCTGGGGACAGCAAAGAAATTTTCAAGTATTAAAACGCTTTTTCAAAATATATATCAACGATTTTAACGGAGCCGCTGTATTACGTGCTAAATTAATGGAGACTAACAATTTAGAAGAAGTAGAAAAAATCATTATCGACTTCAAAAAATCAAATCTCTTTTAA